The genomic window TACCCCGAGTCCTGGACCGCCGGGGCTGCACCTGCCCCATCCTCAACCCAGGTACGGGGGGGTTGAGGATGGGGCATGACCTTTAGGAGGAGCTCACCTGTAGGAGGAGCTCACCTGTAGGAGGAGCTCACCTGTAGGAGGAGCTCACCTGTAGGAGGAGCTCACCTGTAGGAGGAGCTCACCTGTAGGAGGGGCTCACTTGAAGGAGGAGCTCACCTGTAGGAGGAAGCTCACCTGAAGGAGGAGCTCACCTGTAGGAGGAGCTCAACCTGTAGGAGGAGCTCACCTGTAGGAGGAGCTCACCTGAAGGAGGAGCTCATCTGTAGGAGGAGCTCACCTGTAGGTGGAGCTCACCTGAAGGAGGAGCTCACCTGAAGGAGGAGCTCACCTGAAGGAGGAGCTCACCTGAAGGAGGAGCTCACCTGTAGGAGGAGCTCACCTGTAGAGGAGCTCACCTGAAGGAGGAGCTCATCTGTAGGAGGAGCTCACCTGTAGGAGGGGCTCACCTGAAGGAGGAAGCTCATCTGTAGGAGGAGCTCACCTGTAGGAGGGGCTCACCTGAAGGAGGAGCTCACCTGTAGGAGGAACTCACCTGTAGCCTCCTCTCTGAGCAGGGAGGTCCGACCCCCCAAGCTGGCATTaacgttttattttgaaattgtgataaaagcgtctgctaaatcccctaattgtaattgtaataacTTCATCATCCCTTTAGATTTACCTGCTGAATAACTTGATAGTTGATAGCATATGAGTAAAAGTACCTGCTAGAAGACTAAAtagaagataataataataaataatacatttaatttagaggcgcctttcaaaacacccaaggtcgtAAGATAGTAAGGGGGTAAATGTACCTGGTGACTTACAAAAGGGGTAAATAATGTATCATGAATAACTAAGGGTTAACTACTAAACATTAAATAATTGTGTTAAATTTGGagttggaaataaataaataaaaagttaatCATTGaagggtaaattgattaaaggTTAATGATCGAATAGTATATGATCGAATAGTAAATAACTGAATggttaattaataaaaaagttAATGGCTTAATAGTAAATAACTGAATGGTTTAATTATAAAAAGTGAATGGCTTAATAGTAAACGACTGAATGGTTAACGACTGGACAGTAATTGACCTAATAGTAATTgactgatgcccccccccccccaggagctgAGTACCTGGTGGGGGGCCACTCGGACCGGAAGGCGGGCCGCCTGCTGGTCAACATGAAGAGCCTGGTGCTCCCGTGGAAGGCCAGCCTGGGCCgcaagctcctccccctgctccgcAAGGACTGCAGCTGGtagcccgccgccgccgtcgccgtggaaacagacggacagacagaggcgGGGCAGAGCGAcgggacggagggagagagggggcgaacCAGAAGGAGTTAACCGCACAGCTTTGAAACGATGACGGGGGGTGACGAGGCAGCGGTGTTTTATACTTGGGGGGGGGCGGATGGTTATCGaattctgcttcttcttcttctctggatAAAGGACTGGTTGGTTGGTCAGACTCTGTAGACTGtttaagaaccccccccccccccccccccgccgggctCTGCCGTCGTCCAATGACAGGGcggtacagacacacagagccaaTCACGGCTCAAGGAACCTTTGTGAAAGGATTTTGGTTTCATATGCGCTCGAGTTATCATTTTTTAtgctgcatgcatgcatatatatgtgtgtatatatatatatatttatatatatatatatatatatacatgtatataaatacacacgACCCCAGCCGTGTCCCCAGAGGCGAGCTGAAGGCTACGGACGAGAGACGGACTCCAGTGTGCTTCGTTCCGGGCCCCTGGGGAAGGCTCTCTGTAAACAACTCGCCGTCCCGTGGGACAAGAACCACGTtcatgtgcacacatgcacacgcatattcacatcgtacacacacacacacacacacacacacacacacacactgaaacatgtTGTGTCGCAACATTTTATTACATGGACACAAAACAGGATTCTTTCTCTTTTAAGTTCTTCCAAGAAGAACTGaccaaaccacacacaaaaacgtacacacacacacacacacacacacacacacaaagactcacaCTTTTCCCTGGTCCGCCCAGTTCAACTGGACCAGCCGTTCAGGGAAGTAAATATTACCGCAGCAGACGCACATGCCAGTAACCACGGAGACGTCCGATTAAGCCATACATGCCGCTACAGGTGACTCAGCCTGTAGCAAGTCCAGGTGCGCCGGTGTAGAAACCACAGCTGAAAGGGGCTCGCTCCCCGACGagaatgtatttgtgtgtctgtgtgtgtgtgtgtgtgtgtgtgtgtgtgtgtgtgtgtgtgtgtcctgtgttgtgtgtgtgtgtgtgtgtgtgtgcgcgtatgcgtatgtgtgtgcgcatgtgagaAAGAAAGTGAGAAAGACATTTTGAGCACAGATGCAGTTTAAAAAAAGGCTTCAAAACTTTGATGGACATTTGTGCTTCTCTGTAGACAAATCAGTGTACAGTGCGAATCGACAAAGCTTCATCCAAGCTACGTCAGTAGGTGTAGCGCGGAGAACGCTCCGCtctctgcattttttttaaagccacGGCCTTCaatctttttgtgtttttctcgtAAGTGACATTTTGTATATATCTTATAAAAAATATCCTTGCTCATCCCTGCGGTTTGTTTATCTTCCTTGTTCTCTGAAATGGACCGAAAGCCCACAAGAGTTACCAGAAATGTCCCTGTTGTTCTCGAGGAGCCTTGAAATGCCCAAGATAAGTTCGCAAAAAATATCCTTATCTGTAAGGtccgtcccctctctccctctgtccctctctgtccctctctcccccccccccccccccctggttttTCCCGTCTCTCAAGCGACGTGTTCCCGCCTCCCTTCGCTGTTTGTCGCTTCTGTTTGTCGCTTACGTCGTCGTCGTCTTTCCCCAAAACAAGCGTTGCTGCTGTTGACGCACCGGGCGCAGAACGCCCACCACAGCGGAACGgcgtgtagggggggggggggcctctgctgtgtgtgtttgttcgtgtgcatgtgggtttgcgtgtgtatgtgtggctggtctgtgtgcctgcgtgtgtgtgtgtgtgtgtgtgtgtgtgcaggttaatggcctatgtgtgtgtgtgtgtccgtgtgtgtgttgtgctttcCATGACGGCCGCCCCTCTGTCCCACCAGGGGTGACGTGCTTGGCGGGTATGTGTGGAGGCAttcccctgcccccccacccacccatggACTCGCGCCCGGGGGAGGGTCCCTCACCTGCCTTGCTCATGGAGGGCATTAACAGGGCAGGGGGCCCAAGGCCGGGTACACACCCCCGTACGCCCTCTCAGACGTTTAGAGAGAGAATCACCACAGTTATTAAAGAAggcaggggggggtggagggcagATGTGTTGACTTGGGGGTTGCCGCCGTGGGATGCGACCCgggcctgtgtgtgggtgtgtgtgtgtgtgtgtgtgtgtgtgtgtgtgtgtgtgtgtgtgtgtgtgtgtgtgtgtgtgtgtgtgtgtgtgtgtgtgtgtgtgtgtgtgtgtgggtgggggtgtgtgggggtgtgggggggggggggggggggtgtgtgtgtgtgtgtgtgggtggggacgGCCCTGCagggagacgcacacacagaaaagcagAGGGAGAAATATGTGCAcgcattatctctctctttgtacctctctttctctcttgctctctctctctctctctctctctctcattacacacacacacacaccacacacacacacacacacacacacacacacacacacacacacacacaaacacacacacatataaaaacacagacacacacacatatacacacacagacagacattgaaacagacagactctctctgtctgtctgtctgtctgtctgtctgtctgtctgtctgtctgtctcactctctctctctctctctctctctctctctctctctctctctctctctctctctctctgtctctctctgtcttggccATTGTTCGCCATAcagatggtgatggaggaggaggtggaggttgaggCATCGGTTGGGGTGATGTGGgttaaggggtggggggggtgggggggtgcggGGTAACATGGTGGGATGGGGAGTTTTTGGGTGGTGGTTATGGGTTGTGGGAAATTAGTTGATGAATGAATATACTGGCATACTTGTGCAGATGCATAGCTCTCCGCagcaatcgtgtgtgtgtgtgtgtgtgtgtgtgtgtgtgtgtgtgtgcgtgtgtgtgtgtgtgtgtgtgtgtgtgtaccacagGAACACAATGCCCCATTGTGTGCGCTATAGAGCGAAGTTATGGCCTTTGTCCTGTCAACATTCCAGCCCTCCTATTGGTCCAGGGAGAACGGCAGCTCTATTGGTTCcaggttgccccccccccccccccccccccccccacagacacacacaagtacacaaatacacacacacacactctctcacaccatTCCTGCTGCCCTCACTCCCTCTTGAGATTATGTCTGTGTCActtacagacccccccccctccagggggGAGATCCCACaggggagggatgaggaggaaggaggagaggatgagggaaggaagggaggaacagaggggatttgaggacagaggaggggaaaTTGGGGAGCAGGGGAAGAGatggagtgtgttgtgtgtgtgtgtgtgtgtgtgtgtgtgtgtgtgggtgtgtgtgtgtgtgtgtggtgtgtgtgtgtgtgtgttgtgtgtgtgtgtgtgtgtgtgtgtgtgtgtgtgtgtgtgtgtgtgtgataatcaTGTGGTCTGTGTTATTCAGGTGGGGAGGAAATAAGAAAGGAAAGTGGAAATTGGAATCGGACGCTAACTTTATTCAGGGCAATCAACTCGTTCACATCAAATCCCATGACTGTAAAGATAGGCCTACTGTACAGTCATGGAGCTCGCCTCCCTGGATCTCATAGGCCTATTTGTAGAGCACTATTTACACACTCACATCATGCACACATCAGAGGCAatcctttctctttttttcaccaGGAGAAAAATCGCAACAAGCAGAACAGAGCTGTGTGTTGACGTTTCAAACGCAACCGCAGATTATTATACAGTCCGAACGATGACAGACGTGCTGAAATCATTACGCACCCGGCTGCCAACCAAGGAGGACGGACTAACAGatgacaacagacagacaggcagacagacagattacaCCTTCACCCACACGGAGGGCAGTTAGAAACACGAAACAGCCGGCGGAATTGTATAACACTAAAAAAAGTAAACCAACTGAGAAAAAACAACCAAAGCCAAAAAGTGTTGCTCTCTAACGACCGTCGGAAAGCTTGACATCAATAGATATTTTAACCGATGAATAGATCCGTCTTCGCTGTATTTTGGCATCGGCCTACCACAACGTTTCATTGTTTGAAGCAGGCCTGGTTTTGGTGGAATTCATGAGAAGTCTTGTAACCATTTGGTTTGCACCGCATACAACGTgaaaacggtgtgtgtgtgtgtgtgtgtgtgtgtgtgtgtgtgtgtgtcgtgtgtgtgtgtgtgtgtgtgtgtgtgtgtgtgtgtgtgtgtgtgtgtgtgtacggaagatggagagagcgggagagtgcGAGgtgaggctggtggtggtgtgtgtgcttcgaggggggggggggagtcagcgTGTGTGAACTTGAAGCTCCAGTGAAAGCCTACGGATATCGAGGGAGAAAAACATTAGGGGTGATTCACAGGCATCGCTTGGCAAATAACACATACCTCGCACTCCCATTCACTCTTTCACACTCTAATCTCTCCCTCGCGCACATGTGCAcccaccacagccccccccccccccccacagtcacAATCAAAAACATCATCTCCTTGTTCAATTTGTTTTTAAAAATACACAATTGTCAATTGTACGCActtccatgcacacacagatccttcttattcacttttttcttataaaacacccccccccccacacacacacacacacacacacacacacacacacacacacacacacacacacacacacacacacacacacacacacatccttccgTTTTTTTTTCCGCTTTTAAAAACATAGACCCTACACACctatattcacacacaccccGTTCAGTGTGGGGGCTGATGAATACACAACTTGTCCTGCGCACAAATCTATGTCTATCTCTGATTTGATCTATGCCCGAATTACCTACATAATTTGGGTGCTTCTGCATacttaaatattatttattgtaaGGTTTCCCTGTTATACATACATACCTTTATATATTTACAAACGTACACTTAAACCACAGAGGATTGGTTGCCTTGGAGCACATGTAAGAGATTGTAAAATGTTGAAGTTCAAGGCCATGCTGCCGGAGTCTCGTATCTGAAAACAGACGTTTGCCGACCCCTAGTGGCGTCTGAGTGTAACACCCACAAGGTTCCAGTCGATTTAATGGACTGTGATTATAACACACATCAATAATCTGTGACGGGTCACCATGACTTAATGGAAACTTTTTGAAGCTCAAAATGAGTTCATTGACATATGTATTGTTTCTGATAAATAaacgaataaataaaatacatttcaacgaGGCTGATGCTGTTGGGCGACAACCGGAAGTGACGTTTATTTCGGTCGCGCACCACACTGGATGGGAAATAGCTCAAATCGAGTGGCTACATAAGTGTCCTTTTAGCCAGTTTGAACTGTGATAGTTAATCAATTAACATTATACACCTTGTCACTCACTATTGCTACAACTTGAGCTCCTTTAAAAAAAGGTACGTCATGATTGAGGGGATTCTGGTTGAAATCAATGAATGAACCGGGGTCGGTTTATTAATCTAAAGTTTGGGAGGGTTTCATGTAGTCTGCAGAATCGCACCATTGCTGTGCCTTCGTTTTAACACACGCGTTGTGCTTCATACCCCCTCTCCGTTAAGTTATTCTTTTAAGTCGGCTGTCCGTCCTGTGAGGAAGACATGGCCATGCTAGGGTTGGCGAGCTTCATCCAAGGTGACTTCCGCGGTGGCGCGACGTCGCTCCTGAGGTGCGCTCTGAGGGCGGCGAGGGACCAACAGAGAGCCCCTCTCCACTCCCCCCTACAGAAGCCCCCCAACACCTCAACACCGCAGGCCGTCTGCCGATACCAGCCTCTTAACAGTAGTTCCAGACTCCTCGGTTGTACAGCTCGGCCCACCGGTCCAGCTCATTTTATCCACAGATGCTTCCTCACCACGGGCCCCAAGCCCGGCGCAAAATCGGCCAAACTGCAGCTCCGGACGCGGCTGGTGGTGACCCTGGTGTTCGGGGCGGGTCTGATGGGGGTCTGGTGGTACGTGTACTCGGAGAAGCAGCAGATGGCGCAGAGACAGCGCATCGAGCAGCTGAAAAAGGTGGCCCTGGGCCAGGGCAACTTCTGCCTCACGGACCACACGGGGCGCCGGCGGAACAAGAGGGACTTCCTGGGGGAATGGGTGCTTCTGTACTTCGGGTTCACTCATTGCCCGGACATCTGCCCCGAAGAACTGGAAAAGCTGAGCGCCGTGGTGGCGGCGCTGGACAAGGACCCGGCGTTGCCCCGCGTACAGCCGCTCTTCGTCACGGTGGACCCGGTGCGGGACGATGTCGCAGCGGTGGGTAAATATGTGAAGGACTTCCACCCCCGGCTGATCGGACTGACGGGCaccgaggaggaggtgaaggaggcggGGCGGGACTACCGCGTGTACGCCAGCGCGGGGCCCAAGGACGAGGATGGGGACTACATCGTCGACCACACCATCCTGATCTACCTAGTGAACCCCGACGGCCTGTTTCTGGACTACTACAACCGCATGAAGAGCGAGGAGCAGATCTCCGAGAGCATCCGGAACCACATGAAGGTGCACGTGAAGTTGTGACCAGTTTCGATGCTTATTGACTTTAGGAACTCACACTTCTGTGGGTGCACTTGACTCCTAGACAGAACCTGCTGCGGTTAGCATAACCATGAGGAGTTCTGGTTGTTTAATGTTGGCTGTAAAATGACATCTGTGTATATACATAAACATCAAACAATATTTGTGCAATGTCAAGAGTGTGCtgtcctgtgtgtgagtgatcagTTGTATATACTTATTTTTACTAATCAGGAAAGATAATCAACTAGTCATTGTAGGCCAATACAGATTGTATAGGAAAGTCGTAGCAAAGGAATTTGacaaaatcttaaaaaaaacaaaaacatgacaTCACGCTTAATCTTTTACCAAGCAAGTCTTAAAAAAATCGCATGCATGTTAATTATATTGCCGAGATACGAGCACAGTGGTGTTTTCAATAAAGAGCGGAGATTAACGTTCGAGGTTAAATCAACAGCACTTAATGAGCCCGCATGAAATCCATTCATTTTGAGGTAAACTCAGTCCAGTTCCAAAGATTGTGCCAGATGATTTCCCCTTCGTGGGTTTCAGAGACGTCCGTCGCGCTTCTGTCCAGGTGGAGGTGTGTCCTGGCCTCGGgccccgcgggggggggggggggtctcaaaTGGCGCCCCCCATGGTCTTGAAGCGGTCGTTGGCCCTGTGCGTGGTGAGGAGGGTCAGCCCCATGGTGTCCACACTCTCCTCCAGCCCCGGGGTACTGCTGATCTCCACCGTGTAGTCGTTGGCCTGGGGGGGGCAACAACATTACGGTACCTTCCTCATTATGGAGCTGGCGGGGGTGCGTTGGAGTCAAGGCATTCTTGTGGGTTGTGGAaatccaaccctaaccctgcctagggttagggtccctgTAGCCCACTTATCggatgttgtacgtcctgcaCTTAAAAATATCACTCGGTGTAGCATCTTCTCCTCGATGTACTTTGTTGTTAACCTagcgatggttagtgcttggcactcggttctatgaacatccttaatgtaccgacagcgatataatgttgtttctcttcttctgacctatgtactttttgtaagtctctttggactAAAccatctgctaaacgccctgaatgtaactTAATAAGTCAAAGAAATCAGATAGTTGTGTTGAGCAATGTGACTTCAttgacacatatatatatatatgatgtatatatGATGATGATAAGTCAATGCAgacgaatttgcgattaatcgcgagttaactatggcattaacgcgattaatcgcgattaaatattttaatcgcttgacagcactaatgtatatatgatgtatatgtgatgatgatgagtcaATGCAGACGCCCTGAAGGTGGGTGCGCGCGGCGGGCCTCCTACCAGCTGCAGCGCGGCCAGCATGTACTTGCAGACCTCGAAGTTGTCGAGGCCGCCGACCACGGAGGCCAGCGAGCGGCTGCGGCCGACGTCGCCCAGCGCCGCCACGATGCGGTCGCTGTAGTCGTGGATGTCGAAGGTCGGCCGCTCCTCCtggtgggggaggaagaggaagaggggggaggaagaggaagaggggggaggaagaggaagagggggaggaagaggaagaggggggaggaaggaggaagagggggggaggaagaggggggggggggggaaggagggggaggaagaggaagagggggaggaagagggaagaagaggaggaagaggggggaggaaggagggaggaagaggggggaggaaggaggaagaggggggaggaaggaggaagaggggggaggaagaggaagaggggggaggaagaggaagaggggaagaggggggaggaagaggaagaggggggaggaaggaggaagagggggaggaggcgggggaggaagaggggggaggaagagggggaggagggaggaagagggggaggttgGTCGACACGACGGGACGTTAATGGACACTCACGACGTGACGTTCAGGAGTGTGTGAAGTTTCATATTGCTATTTGTAAGAATGGATAGAAAAAAAAGCAGCCCCTTTTTTTGGTAAAAAAACGTCGACGATTTGTGTGTTTTCAGTGTTAAAGTCCAGGATCAAAAACTGATGCAAATGTTGCTCACTATCCGTCATCCATCCaggtggccacgcccacttgtgatgtcacgtgacacaggaagaggcagattgtcaatcagcgtgtgtaatggctgatcacactctGGCATAATATCCCCCCTTTCACCTCAGTGGATGGTCTGAACCGACGACGCCCCGGCTATGAGGTGTTAAAGCGGGCATACGCGTACACCTGGTCACGTGATCGGGGCCGTACCTGCATCACGAGGTCGGGGCGAAGCTTGTCGCCCCATTCCTTGACCCGGCGGGACAGAGCCGTCTCCTGGGCGTACCCCTTGGAGTTGACCAGGTACTGCTCCTGGAGGCGGGTCAGAACAGAGCGCTGAGCGGGATGACGGTACCGGGTTGGGTaagcggggggaggggaggggggggagattgGGTACGTACCACGCTCTTCCTGACGAGGTCCTCGTAGCTCAGCTCGTCCCCTGGCTGCCTGAGTCACAAacaagaggaagggagaggaggtcaGCATGTAGCTCGTCGTGTTAGCCACGGACGCTAAAAGGCCACACCTAATTGACCGAGGGGGGAGATGTTTATTCATGTTACAGTTGGAATCACCCAGCATGCATCTGTACGGACCCTTCAGTGCCTATGATTGgctgaatgcagcactgagtacCATCAATCCTCATGTGACggaattttttttcctttcaagCTTCAAAAGGTTTTCCTGCGTGTCTCCTCGAGGCTGAACCTCCGTGGCGCGAGACGCGGCCTGAAGGAGGGGCTTATCAAGGAGGGCAGGCGCCCGCCATCTTACCTGGCATTACGAAGTCGTCCCCGCCTCCGAACCCGGCGGGGGACGTCGTCCAACGGCTCGTGGTCGTCGTCCGAGCCGTCGTCATCGCCACCTTGATGGGAGGAGAGCGTGACGCATTGGTGGGGGCCCTACGCAaaacggagtgtgtgtgtgtgtgtgtgtgtgtgtgtgtgtgtgtgtgtgtgtgtgtgtgtgtgtgtgtgtgtgtgtgtgtgtgtgtgtgtgtgtgtgtgtgtgtgtgtgtgtgtgtgtgtgtgtgtgtgtgtgtgtgtgttaccctgcAGGTCTTGGAGGCGGTTCTCTTCCgggccgtcctcctcctccctctgagcTCCTTCTCCTGCCGGCTGCAGGAAGGTTCTCCTCAGCTCCTCGTCTGAGACCACCACCccctggtggggggagggggaaccgCAGGAcagtgagaacacacacacacacacacacccagactctgtctaacacacacacccagactccGTCTAACGCACACACCCAGACTCCGTCTAACGCACACACCCAGactgtctaacacacacacacacacacacacacacacacacacacacacacacacacacacacacacacacacacacacacacacacacacacacacacacgcttcctAACAACCACTTACCGCTTTCCTGTTGatcctcttcctcgtcttcaTCTTTTCCTTCACTTTGCTCAAGTAAACGTAATTCAGATCTGTGACACAAAAATGAAAGGTTAAACATGCATACCGTTTttgatttaataattgattttaaATATTGGTGATAGAAATGTATTGACCTGTACTCGCCGGACCGCCCTTTAGCTTGTGCTCCGGGGGATTAACTGAAAACATCAAGAAGACACAAAACATAATCAATAATCCATAGCCCTTACTAGGGCTAAGCGATTAATCCAATTTTGATGGATTTCGATTTTAGGGGGGATTTTTTCAAACGATCACAATACTAACATAATCAAGTTTCTGATTTTTCTTTggacagctggatacatatcagccctttattttagatttgaacattttctttttgaccatttggtgtattttttttaaggcgaaaaaGGTTTTCAACGTTCTCAGTCACAAAGTGTTTCTGGGAGAGACACGCTGAATAAATAcggcatgttttcaaactcaaaaaaaataatcgttgGAATAATCGCGATTTCagtattgaccaaaataatcgggaCCGATTTTCTTCCCATAATGGAGCAGCCCTCGCGCTTACTCATTACACCAAACGACCACCAGGGGGCGAGGCGGAGCTTCACTCACACAGGCCGGTGAACCAGCTCCTGAAGTCCTGGAGCGTGTCCGGAcgtttcctcttcctcttcccgcCGTCGTTCAGCCCGTCAGGCACCTTGTAGCACTTCCCTGAAACACACCACGCACAGTCCATCAGAACCAcggggcttttactttgaaaatccCACCGTGTAGTGTGCGTTATGATTGTTTCATTTCTTTCTTACCCGTTTTAAGAGGCTTGTCCACGGCGAAGACGTCATAGGGGTTATGCAGCTGCCACGTGTTGGCCTAAAATAACAAATGAAATACAAAACGTGGAAGATGGCTCATTACCTCCACTGACTTCATTCATAAAACACGGGTTCATGAATCCGCTCCATGTTTTGTTTATCTGGTTTGTCGTTAGCCCCCGCCTTGGAAACAATCTGACAACAAATCACAACCAACCCTAACTTAATGCCCATTGGGCAGGGGACGTCTTTGCATGACAGTGTAATGCTGAAGGACTATCATGTTCTCGACAGAGCCTACAGGACCTAGCCTCTCCTTGAGCTAGCCTGTCCCTTAGCCCACAGGACCTAGCATGTCCCTTAGCCCACAGGGCCTAGCATGTCCCTTAGCCCACAGGACCTAGCCTGTCCCTTAGCCCGCAGGGCCTAGCATGTCCCTTAGCCCGCAGGACCTAGCATGTCCCTTAGCCCACAGGGCCTAGCATGTCCCTTAGCCC from Gadus macrocephalus chromosome 4, ASM3116895v1 includes these protein-coding regions:
- the ncaph2 gene encoding LOW QUALITY PROTEIN: condensin-2 complex subunit H2 (The sequence of the model RefSeq protein was modified relative to this genomic sequence to represent the inferred CDS: inserted 2 bases in 1 codon) → MESAENRFAHLLQPIRELTKNWDIDVASELNDYLEELDEICIAFDGGKIQLNFAEAALLIQGSTCIYSKKVELLYSLVFQTMDYINDKKQRRDKQAGAADKEVEGDHEADDNDDGDFMYQEIDSSTADMSQESDSTAPVHVAPLAPEALILPETHEKQKLPLISAKGEVLGSHKDFRINTYIPGAQDLILLTHGLAVFTAAEGGPDAGGHSLSQPPQEEPVDVTAAPEAPGNHVAADDDDDDDFMPLQDPGEEMDQTPEEHIERQQAPSEGRMLRERPNPQAAQKEAEERSKGQQERANTWQLHNPYDVFAVDKPLKTGKCYKVPDGLNDGGKRKRKRPDTLQDFRSWFTGLFNPPEHKLKGGPASTDLNYVYLSKVKEKMKTRKRINRKAGVVVSDEELRRTFLQPAGEGAQREEEDGPEENRLQDLQGGDDDGSDDDHEPLDDXSPAGFGGGDDFVMPGKMAGLSYEDLVRKSVEQYLVNSKGYAQETALSRRVKEWGDKLRPDLVMQEERPTFDIHDYSDRIVAALGDVGRSRSLASVVGGLDNFEVCKYMLAALQLANDYTVEISSTPGLEESVDTMGLTLLTTHRANDRFKTMGGAI
- the LOC132455279 gene encoding protein SCO2 homolog, mitochondrial produces the protein MAMLGLASFIQGDFRGGATSLLRCALRAARDQQRAPLHSPLQKPPNTSTPQAVCRYQPLNSSSRLLGCTARPTGPAHFIHRCFLTTGPKPGAKSAKLQLRTRLVVTLVFGAGLMGVWWYVYSEKQQMAQRQRIEQLKKVALGQGNFCLTDHTGRRRNKRDFLGEWVLLYFGFTHCPDICPEELEKLSAVVAALDKDPALPRVQPLFVTVDPVRDDVAAVGKYVKDFHPRLIGLTGTEEEVKEAGRDYRVYASAGPKDEDGDYIVDHTILIYLVNPDGLFLDYYNRMKSEEQISESIRNHMKVHVKL